CGACGGGATTGCGCATCAGAGCAATGGCGAATTTAGGGGCTGGATTTTGTAGGGAACACTGATCTCGTTCGCCAAATGGAGGCCGTCTGTCCAGTTTCCACGGTCGGCGTTGAGCGTTAGAACGCCCCCGATGCGCTGCAAAACGATGTGCTCTCCATTGAAAAGGAGGACACCATCGCGGCCGTGCTCAAGCAGGAGCAATGATGCGCGCAACATAGTTCGGCATCCGGCGGCATACTCAGGGCTGTTGGGATTGAGCCTGAAGCCGACCAGCATGCTGGGCTTGAAGTGGAAATCCTCCTCAAACAGGGACCGACTCTCCTCATCGAGATTAATGGCCCAAATCCATAGGGCGGGTCCAATCAAATGAGATTCATCGCCCCATGAAAGACAAAATTGGTCGGCAAGGAGGCGAAGAGCCTGCATTGGCGCCATGTCGGTTTCAAACTTAAGCCCATTCTCAAGACCCATGACATACTCCTATCGGACAAGCCTATCTATCATCAACAACAGCCCTATTGAACCCCGAGCACCTGCTTCAAGGGTAAATCAAGGAGACCTTCCCGTCTTTGATGCCCAATACTTCCTTCAGCCCCTGAATGGGATATTTAAGAAACTGCTCCCGAACCTCGGCGACTGGTACAGGAGTGTCCTCCAAGTTCATGACAATTCGATCCGCCTGCCCTGACTCCACTTTGGACTCCCTGACGTAGTCCCACATGTTTCTCACTCTCCTCCCATTTGGAGCATAGCAGTCCGCATACTCTCCATTGATTCTATAGTCAGGCTCCTTGCCATTGGGCTTTGGAGCCGGGTTCTGCTCAACGTGATATCCATTTTCTGCGAGAATCTCGGCCGACTCATTCTCTCGCTGAATG
This Myxococcus xanthus DNA region includes the following protein-coding sequences:
- a CDS encoding SitI3 family protein; protein product: MGLENGLKFETDMAPMQALRLLADQFCLSWGDESHLIGPALWIWAINLDEESRSLFEEDFHFKPSMLVGFRLNPNSPEYAAGCRTMLRASLLLLEHGRDGVLLFNGEHIVLQRIGGVLTLNADRGNWTDGLHLANEISVPYKIQPLNSPLL